From Malus sylvestris chromosome 1, drMalSylv7.2, whole genome shotgun sequence:
TTTTTGGAAAGACAACTGGCTTGAGTGTGGAGTGCTCAAAGATTTTGCTACCATCTCTCTTTCAGACGACATGCTTGACTGGACAGTTGAAGACTTCCTTACTGATTCTGGTTGGAATGTAGATTTGTTATACTCCTGCCTTCCTCCTGATGTTGTGGAACATATTTTCAGTTTACATGCTGGAATTGCGAATCAAAGGGAAGATAAGATAATTTGGAGCCTCACCAATTCTGGAACATTCTCCGTGAAAACTGcctatctctctctttttagCGATGATGATATCATTCCCTGGAAATGGAACTTCATTTGGAAACTCAAGTTGCCCCCCAAATTAGTGACTTTTCTCTGGACTATTGGTTATGGGAAAATGCTCACCAATGTGCAGAGAGCTAAAAGAGGTTTTACAAATGATCCGTGTTGTCCAATCTGCCCTACTGTTGAGGAATCAATGGATCATATTTTCAGTTATTGTAGgcattctccttccctttggaATAATGTTGGAATCCCATATGAAGTTGCTCATTCCTTTGCTCTTGATTTTCAGAGTTGGATGGCCATAAATCTTAGGACACATTGTTCTACCACTCATGGTTTACCCTGGAACCTCATCTTTGCTTCAACTTTGTGGTATTGCTGGAAAATGAGGAACATGTTTGTCTTCAATAATGGACAACAACCGCCTGTCCCACCCCTTAAGgttatttttcaatttgcaaGAGATTGGTATGATGCCAACAAGTGTTCTTCTAGTAAGCCTCCTAGACAAATCATCTCAATCCATTGGATCCGTCCGCCAATTGGTAGATATAAAATCAATACAGATGGGAGTTGTAAAGATCCATTTAGCCACATAAGTGCCGGAGGTTTGATTCGCAATTCTGAAGGGGATTGGATTAAGGGATTTGCTGCTAATTTAGGCAGAGGAACCATCATGGAAGCTGAGCTTTGGGGTGTTCTCATGGGCCTTTCTATAGCTTGGGACGAGGGTTGCAGGGACGTGATCCTTGAATGCAATTCTTGGGATGCTGTTATTTCAATCCAAAAACCTATATTGGCTTTGTACCCACTTTACAATCTCATTCTTGACTGCAAAGAAGTCATTGAAAGAAATTAGAGATGCGAAGTCATTCATATCTATCGAGAAAAGAATGCATCAGCTGATCATATGGCTGACTTGGGTCATGGGCTATCCCTTGGCCTTCATGTTTTTGTTTCTCCTCATTCCTCTGCTACTAATTTTCTAGCTTTTGATTCTATTGGCAGAGCCCTTCCTAGGGCTGTTCTTGCCTAGTTCTGTTTGTCTTTGTTTTGCTTGTCTGGCTTTGCCATCCTCTGtaccaaaaaaaagaaatatatttttttgagTACTTTGCTATGTTTACACTAGGAGGAGGGAGAATTCAACTAAGTTACCTAATGGGCagcttaatttggtatcgaattcatcatccacgagattcgaacttaagatctctcacttctaaatgaaaagaaatatcacAAGACCGTAATACTGAATGATAATACTCAAAACCTGAAACTATTAGTGAATTTTATATCATAAGCAAAATTCAAATTGTCTTCCCTGATAGGATTAGTTTTTAAAGTGGAAAAAGgacaattcataatttcatatggGACGAGATTCTCTTCGGATCCTTATATTTTAGCTGTTTATCGTTTATCATGCGATCAGTTTtagttagatactatttatgtttaattttatataaaaaattaaaaataaatttttaccGATATATAATGAACGACTAAGATGTAAGGATTCTTAAGATCCCCATCATTTGAATCCAAATTCCATTCATATGGACATAAAAAGAAATAAGACATTTCCTAAAAGACATATAATATTTACAAAAATGTATCCACTTGTCATCTTGATTTTCCAATAACAAAAAATTGAcagataataattttttatttcttatttttatcaaaaaaaaaaaattgatgagtGATTAAGGAAGAACCGAAGAAAGTATATAAGAACAGTTGTGATCAGGGAGCGCAGCTACAAAACCCTCACAGAGACAGAGAGCTATGGAGGAAGTAGCTATCGTTTTATATCCATCACCGCCGATTGGCCACTTGGTCTCCATGGTAGAGCTAGGCAAGCTCATACTCACCCACCACCCTTCTCTGCGCGTCCACATCCTCATCACCACCCCGCCCTACCGCGCCGACGACACCGCCTCATACATCACCTCCGTTTCCGCCACCATCCCTTCCCTCATCTTCCACCACCTCCCCaccatctctctccctccctccctcgcCTCCTCCCCCAACCACGAAACCCTAACCTTCGAAGTCCTACGCCTCAACAACCCTAACGTCCACCAAGCCCTCCTCTCCATCTCCCAGAACTTCTCCATCAAAGCTTTTGTCATGGACTTCTTCTGCGCTCTCGGGCTCTCCGTTGCCACCGAGCTGAGCATCCCCAGCTACTTCTTCTACACGTCCGGCGCCGCCACCCTCGCCGGCTTCCTTTGCTTCCCCACCATTCACAACAATACCGACAAAAGCCTCAAAGACCTAAATACCCTTATCAACATTCCAGGAGTCCCGCCGATTCCTTCCTCCGATATGGCGAAACCGATTCTTGAACGAAACGACAAGGCGTACGAACATTTCCTAGAAAGCTCAAAGCAGTTCCCCAAATCCGCTGGGGTTATCGTAAACACGTTCGAATCTCTCGAACCTAGAGCTCTCAAAGCAATATCGGACGGTCTGTGCTTGCCCGAGAACTTTCCCACGCCGCCGGTCTACCCCATCGGACCGCTGATTGTTTCCCACGGCGGTGGAGGCCGCGGGGTCGAGTGTTTGAAATGGCTGGACTCACAGCCAAGTGGAAGCGTGGTGTTCCTCTGTTTTGGGAGCTTGGGATTGTTTTCAAAGGAGCAGTTGAAGGAAATTGCAATTGGGTTGGAGAATAGTGGGCAGAGATTTTTGTGGGTGGTCCGTAATCCGCCGGCCCATAATCAAATTGGGGTGGCCATTACGGACCAGTCCGATCCAGAATTGAAATCTTTGCTTCCCGATGGGTTCTTGGATCGGACCAAAGACCACGGTCTCGTGGTCAAGACGTGGGCCCCGCAAATGGCGGTGTTGAATCACGACTCGGTGGGTGGGTTTGTGAGTCATTGCGGGTGGAACTCGGTGTTGGAATCGGTGTGTGCTGGGGTGCCGATGGTGGCTTGGCCACTCTACGCCGAGCAGAGATTCAACCGGGTCGTTTTGGTGGAGGAGATTAAAATTGCATTGCCAATGAACGAGTCGGAAGACGGGTTTGTGATTGCGGCAGAGGTGGAGAAGCGAGTTATCGAGTTGATGGACTCGTCCGAGGGCGAGTCGATTAGGATGCGTACAAAGGCTTTTCAGAACGAAGCCCATGCAGCGTTGGATGAGGGCGGGTCGTCTCGGGTTGCATTGAATAAACTACTTGAACTATGGAGCCAAACCGGTTAGAGTCCGACCGGGTTtatgacttttttttctttgaccgGGTTTATGACTTTGTTATTGTATTTTCCGGCCATGATTTTCTTCTTGTTCAATTTTATCAACGGaatcttcaattacaaatgaTCAATACGATTCATGCCAATAATTACTTCGATTAACAGTATTTCCGACAatgattttctattttttttagttaattttaTCTGCAACATGTTATTTTGATTGTGTTAGATGAATTCTCAAAAAATTATGTTTCACTGGTGAAAGAAGAGTTGTAAATGCGGTTGAAAACCAATAGCAAATGAACATGTATCTGAATAAttgtaattaaatattttttatttataattggaTTTCAGCATCACTTTTTGCTCTACTTTTAACAGCAAAGTTTGGTTTTTCATAAAAACAAAGATattctttgacaaaaaaaaaaaaaaaaaaaaaaaaacaaaggcatTATTTTGATTCCTTTGTGTCCACAAAGGAAGATTCATGTCATTCTTCACCACGTATATATCTTAAACGCACGTAAGCCATTGCGTCAACAATTTCCTCGATGGCAGACATCTATCATTGGAAAATTTACGTTTGGGACATATATTGGTGTCGTTTTGCCAAACTAGTCAAAATAAGTATGATTTAAATACTATTTACAACGGTTTTCTGAATATTTAATTAGCTTTATATAACGTTGTCCCGCACCGAAAGACATGAAGGTTATCCTCTTTGCATCGACCTAACTAGATACATGTTTTCTTTGCCCATTCTGCAGAAGATAAAATGAacatgaaaaatctcaagtaatGGTCTTATAATAACGTGCACTATTGAAACATAGTTGTATGATTGTGGTGTACGTACGTCCACTATCCTCGAAGCATATGCCAAATAACCTTATAATGTATCCTTATTATGCTTCGTTTTATACCTTAGAGATATTTGAGAGTTCGTTTGGAGGTGTTTTTAAGATGACTAAAAACTTTTTTGATGAGAGTACTTTTGAAACTAATCTTAATACAAATGTGAGtaaatcttgaaaaaaaaaataattttaagtgtTTCTTGCAAGAAACACCAAAAAGCACTTGTGGAACTCAAATACACTTTCACCAACAGttttttcagtcattttaaaagcacctCCAAACGAGTCCTTAAATTGCTCAAATTTCTAAATGAATTTGAACAATAGTGTACAAAATCAGGAACAATCCTCTCACTAAATGACCTACTCCATATCTGCTACTCACGTATTACGTACATTTATTGAGTACTgattataagaaaaaaacaaaaacaaaaaaacaaaaaggagcTGCAAATATTGACTTAGTTATAAGAGACAAGATGAAAGACCTAGATACATTTATCTCGTACGTACTAAACCTGACTAGGTGACTAACTCTCTACGTGAGACTGTAAGAGCTTTCTATAAAAGCTCTACCAGTTTCCATAAGAGAGAGATGAGAAGATCATCAAGAAGCAATTAGAACAACTTGGAACACTCACAAAATCAACACAAatctaacacacacacactagcCAGTGATTTCACTGTCGGTTGAGAATTTTGAGATCCAGAATAACTGAGAAACTTGTAATGCCAGTTCTGGAAGCAATGATTTTGACCTGATTTGCTGATctccacatatatatttatatatgcaaAAATATTCACCATGCACATTGCATGTAACCAGAATAAATTAGATGTTTCACGATCAATCTCTTCATCTTCTATATATGAAAAGTTAGAACAAGCTCACCCAAAAAATACTCCAAAGTATCAATGGAGGCTATAGTTTTATACCCATCACCGGCAATAGGCCACTTGGTCACCATGGTGGAGCTTGGCAAACTCATACTTACAACTCGCTCTCCAAATTCTATATCCATCCACATCCTCATCACCACTCCCCCATATAGGGTGGATGATACTGCTTCGTATATCGCCTCCATCTCTTCCGATTCCATCATCTTCCACCACCTCCCCGCCATCTCACTCCCTCCCTGCGCCACCTCCTCAGTGCCCGCACACGAAACCTTAATCTGTGACGTCCTCCGCCTCAACAATCCTAATGTCCATAATTCTCTCCGTTCCATCATCGACAAAAACTACAAGATTCAAGCCTTTGTCATGGACATCTTCTGCTCTCCTGCGCTTTCTGTCGTCACCAAACTCAACATCCCCGGTTATTTCCTCTTCACCTCTGGCGCAGCCTGCCTCGCCTGCGCCCTCTACCTTCCCACCATTCACAAAATCATAGACAAAAGCATAAAAGACTTAAATACCCTTCTCACCATCCCGGGATCACCACCTATCCCATCTTCAGATATGCCGAAACCCCTTCGAGATCGTAACAATATAGTTTACGACTCCTTTGTCGAAAACTCAATCGAGTTGGCCAAATCAGCCGGCATTATAGTAAACACCTTCGAACGGCTCGAGCCGAGAGCCGTTAAAGAAATATCAGACGGACTGTGTGTGCCGGATGGCCCCACGCCGCCTGTCTACTGCATCGGACCGCTGATAGTAGCCGTTGCGTACAACAAAAGAGCTGCAGGAATGCACTCAGGAGGTGATAACGTGTCCAAGTGTCTGACGTGGCTGGACTCTCAGCCACGTGGCAGCGTGGTGTTTCTATGTTTTGGAAGCCTAGGGTTGTTCAGTAAAGAGCAGCTGAAGGAAATAGCGTTAGGGTTGGAGAGGAGTGGGCATAGGTTTTTGTGGGTGGTGCGAAATCCTCCTAATTCTCAAAACGGTCAAACCGTTGACCTTAAGGTTCAAGCCGGACCGGATTTGGAATCTTTGCTTCCGGATGGATTTTTGGGTAGGACCAAAGACAGGGGGCTTGTGGTGAAGATGTGGGCACCACAAGTGGCGGTGTTGAACCATGACTCCGTAGGAGGGTTTGTTACTCACTGCGGGTGGAACTCGGTGTTGGAGGCGGTGTGCGCGGGGGTGCCGATGGTTGCTTGGCCGCTGTATGCGGAGCAAAGGTTTAATAGGGTTGTGCTGGTGGAGGAGATCAAGATTGCTTTGCCGATGGACGATTCGAAAGACGGGTTTGTGAGTGCGGCTGAGGTGGAGAAACGAGTTACTGAATTGATGAACTCGGACTCGATGGAAGGTAATTCCATCCGGGTTCGGGCCAAGGATATGCAAATTGAAGCACGTGCTGCGTTGAGTGAGAGCGGGACGTCTAGGGTTGCATTAACTAGACTCCTAAAGTCGTGGAACCAATCAtaggagattttttttctttttgaaaatcaCAGAAATATTAGGGcaaaaatgttattcttacAACCTACTTGTAGAAAGATAGACCCACATACGTTGGTGGGTGCTACCTTTATTAGAAAGATAGTACAAATTATTGTATAAATAAATGGTAAGTGTAGTATTACGTGTAAAATGTAGCTAGCCCTATGTTAAGAGATTATTTACATTATTGTGTATTTCACAAAACAACAAAGCAAGTTGAGGACTAGAAGATCGTAGCTCAATTCTGATAGATTACATCAATTTTTGCAAGCCGAAATTAATGTCATCTTCCCAGGGCCGAaccagagatttttgaggcccgggacaacgtaaaaaaaaatgccctaacttcatgtaagaaaagtatttattttcacacataagacatggaaaaaattatacttagaaaaacacttcaaacttaataatttagaaacacagaaagactaatttattttgtattgagagagggaaacaaaaagACTTacgggcttacaagtagatagatgatgagttttgttttccatctgaacttcgtatgtgtttttgaataaatcgtgagatgttttttttcttatttactaaccttgtcaatatgggactaaaaaataatgatgttttcgagtctttaattgatatgtattattaatgaatgggcactaaattaaacattttgatgacacgtcatataatttacaaatttggtctacatattattctttgttgaagattagacttgaattaaaacgaatatttaaaaataacaatccacatagctactagatagtaactaaaaataaattaacaaccaaacaaaaatttgtaaaaattgaaaagaataaacatgcacatagcatttcgaacttaggacctcttgttaattttaaacaacaaaaatcattgtttctaattaaacttcttgatcctttaaccaaattttataaatttataatcttataaaaagaaatttgtaaaaaatagaaggtaaataagcacacatggtgttttgaacccaagacctcctcattattttcaaatgacaaaccaccacttctaATTAAATTTCTGTGTctttgaaccaaattttataaatttatactctcataaaaacatatataaatatatcaccataataattttggtgcccctaatttGTTTGGACCCTGGACGGTTGCCCTGcctgcactgggcctgggccggccctgcATCTTCCATTCAGTACTTGGACGGAAAGTGTCGAACGGAAAATGCAGTTGGATCCTTGCAAAACTAATGTCATCTTCCATTCAGTGCTTGGAGGGAAAAGTGTGGAAAGGAAAGTGCAGTTGGATGCTGGACGTATTTTCCAAAAGAATGATATAGTTAGTTGATAATTTATATCAAACACTCCTATACATACCAAAGCAACTCCCTATCGATTTCACTACTTTCTCTCTTGCCATCCAAAAAATCTCTCATTCctcagtgtaaaaatatggcAGAGGCAATAGTTTTGTATCCGTTTCCAGGATTGGGTCACCTTATCGCCTTGGTATTCGGGAAGCCATTACTTACTCCACCCCCCCTCCCCCTCTCCTTCCTTTCATTCTCCATCACAATCTTCGTTTCCACCGGGCCAACCACCACGGTCGACACCACTAAACTTGTCACAGACTCCAACACTCAACCAACAACATACGtacttggcaaaaaaaaaaactgacaaCATACGTAGAATCAGTTCCACCACCCATCCTTCCTTCAACTTCCAACACCTCCCAAACCTGTCCTCGATCCGCCCATTATCGCTTTCAAGATCACGCGACTTCACATCCGCAAAGCCCTCCAAACCCTTTCCCAAACAACCAACTCCAAAGCCTTTACCATTGACACACTACAACACAACAACTCATCTACCACGATAATTTTATCACGGACTTTATGAGCTCgttataaaaagtacaaatttaCCACGGGCATAATAAGCACGTAGTAATAACAATATATTATCACGGACAAATCTTAGCTTGTTGTAAAATAGCAATGAATGACCACGTGCAAAATTGCACGTTATAAATATACTAAAACCACCACGGACAATGCTTGTGGTTATTATTGTTAACCCCCACATCGTTTTTTTGTTATCCATCACTGACATAATATGTGGTGGAATCACACACACTTAACTAAAAATTTTAGAGGAGGCGGGACAAGAATTTTGCAAAATTTCTAAcatctttgaaatttgaaaatttcacaGCACTCCCGCACACTTCTCAAATTTCATTTATTGGTTTATCTCATCCCATCAGCTAGTAACCGCACAACTCCCCCTCCCCAAATCGTGAGAAATTAAATTGAACTCTATCACTCTCCTCTCTCTTAACATTTCACCAACAACAATAATTTTTCAGTTTTCTCCTTTCTTCCTCGTCCACCTTGAGTCCTTAGGTATCTCcgctactctctctctctctccctctctcccctcTGTTTGGCTGCCGATAAAATCCCAATTCACCACTATTCCATTTCCCCGGTAAATGAAATTTCTATCATGGCGTACAGGACGAGTTGACTACCTTAAGTGTTATATGGAAAAGGAGAATTAAAGATGATTCCTTTGCCGGATGTTGAACAAGTATTGGTATGTACTGTATCTAATGCTAAATGAAGTTTCAATGTTCCTTGACTCTTTGGTCCTTATAATTTCAGGTGTCTTAGGTATTTTTTTGACATGCACCGTGTACTCACTTGGATCATGATTACTTGCCTTTTGTCTAATTGACTTTGTGAATTTGAATTGTTTTGTGTATGATGTCCTTAAGTGTTGAGTTTTGATTTCTAAGCTTTATATTTTTCCTTGTTTGTCTCATAGGTGGTTGGTGGTTCTACTTCATGAGGGTTTATATTCAAATATCAACTACTATGTTTGGGCACCTGCAAATTTGAATTGTGATTGGCTTGAAGAAATGATTGCAGAGAATATGAATATCATTGGAGGACCAAGGATGGAACTAGGACTTGAGTTTGTTTTAGAGTGAAACAAAGTCTACACTACTGTAGCATAACTCAGTGATTTGGTTTTCTTAATATAACTACTCATTTTGTTGTTAGCTTTTAGTTTAATATTTGAATATGTGAATTTTTATAAAGTAAATATGCAATCTTGTAAATAaatatctttatatatatatatatatatatatatatatatatatttgtttattgatttttttttttaattttcagaaaATTTTATACAACGGGCAATAGCCGTGATCAATTTGTAATCCACAATGGCCAAAACATGTGGTATTAGATTCCAATATACCACAAGCACAATTCGTGGTTACATTGCATTTGACAACGAGCATAGCTCGTGGTAGAAATAGAGACTTTTTATCACATCCAGAATACTAACGGGCACGATGTCCGTGGTAGATTGCAATTTATCACGGACATCCACCGTGGTAGATGAgcttttttctactagtgacaTGTCCTGCGACACTGCGTTTGACGTCGCAAGAGACCTCAACATCCCAACCTTTTACTTCTACACCTCCGCCGCCAATACCCTTGCCGTGTTCTTCACTGAAACAAGTCAACTGATTTTCCTAAGCCCATTCCCATCTCCGGCATACCGCAATTCCCAGTTTCAGCATTTGCCCACAACACTATTCTACCgcagtttaaaattttgaatacaaCGGCTAGCTGATTGCAGCTAGCCGTTgccttacattttttttttaaattttttttatgaatttaaacctttttttttcctataaatatctaaatcatttattcaccatttctcacataattttcaccTGGCATACTATCTCACTTCATTATATttcaaatttaagttgtagtttttaaatttaagttgttgttttaaatttaaataaattatgtttggccctcggttggagacggttttttgtgacagggctaaaatgagccctatggccctttgacccttggttggagatggaggcaaatatgattatgtattgtttattaaaatattaatattttagatGACCAGATGGTTAAAACGAGctagccctcggttagagatggcctaagccCACTCTCTTAAATATTCAACCACTTTTTGCCCTCATGATTTTGGGTTTGAAGATTTGCAGGCAAACATGGAGTTTGTGAGaggaagtgagggagagagataggAGAGTTTGGGTATACGAAATCTCATCTTGAGATTAACGGAAGAAAAATGGTGATGgtggaatttatttatttattttttttctaaacaagaaatattttctacactaaaGGGTGGAGGAGTGAGATAAGCTTCACAATGGGCGAGccacaataatgtggttcaaattcgtcttaaatttaaattccaaaaatattttagtCAGTAGCTTAGTTCTACATTGCACCAAATACTTCATTATTCTTGTACAACTTAGTCCATACTAAGTTAATCCGACTTAATCAAGTTAGTTAAATTCGAAATAGTCCGTACAAAATTTCAACATGAACTGCTCAGTAACCACCTTATTGGAAGAAAATGTATACACATATGAAGTAAATGTATTCCGATTAAGGTCGGTGGCAACCTTTTCTTCATTCCCTCTGcaacctttttctttcctttttgtttatttccCTTGCTTTTCTTCCTACGTATTCCATAGCCTTTTCACCACTGACTATCACTAATCTCTCCATGCACTCAGATCCACTCATCGAACTCTCAGATCCTTTCATTCATCCATACACCCATCTACATGTCTTTCTTCCGGATTCCACCGATTCCATCTCTATTCAGACCTTCAACCAATTTTGACCGCGAACTGTTGTGGTCACCAACTGAGAAGGTAATGTAGAGTTCCAGTGTTCACACCGGCTCGGGTGGCCACACCACCTCATTCTCTCTATCTGCCTTTTCTGGCAGTGTTGCTTGTGGTAATCCCACAGGCTTCTTTGCTTTGGTGGTCTTGTTTGACGAGATGTTATCGTTTGGAAGTCGGAATCCATCTTCTTTCCACCTCTGAGGTGATGGTTCCTGGTAATAGTTGGTAGTGGCGGTTCGAGATCGTCGAGGTGTGCTGCTGCGGCGGTGATTTCGGCGGAAGAGCTGGAAGAAAGCATTTCGGTTAaggttttctgttttttttgttgtggGCCAATCCTTGTTTTGGGCTTTGGGTTACTTTTGAGGTccatatttttgtttatttagaaTCTTTTTATGACAACATTATCACTCATTCCATTACTAAGAAGAAACTGTTAGATGATCTCTTAGTGGAGGAagggaaaccctagaaatcgaAGGTTATGGAGCCTAATGTCAATATATAGACTAATGCtaaataaatcaatcatcaacgatcacattatataatttataaaagtATCATTTAAATTGATCGTCTTCATAACATTACTCTAATATATTTTGGACTTCATGAATTGAACCACGTGTATTCTAGTAAAGTTGCTTTTGTTGTAGGCCTGGAAAGGGTCTACTTGTGGTGAACACCCGAGtagcttttcgtgatcatgaCTCCTGTTTTTGATTTGTTGTCACGGATGGTAAAATAAGTCAGTGGGCACCGATTATATCAAATATCAATTGTTGGATTTGTATGAATGTTTGATTACTCACTTGTCACTTTCCCTTCCTTTTGGACACTACTTAGATATACAAGGAGTCATTCTTTTTTACATGTAGATGTGTTGTCATTTTAGTGTACACCCATCATAATATGGAACCATGCACTCTCATTCACATtatctaaatttttttcttgaagAATTCATTCAATTTGGAGATTATTTGTCATCCATATGCATGTGTTGACAAATTGACAATTCATCATGAATACATCAATTTGTTACTTTAATTGTTGACTTTTTTGACACGTGATGACTAAACATTCTCCAAACTAAATGAATTTTAAAACAGATGATCTTTTATAtgattatgatgatgatgataaagagaatgaatGTTTTGAATAGGATATTTGTACAACGAAATGATGTCGCGTcgttattaaagaatgaatggTT
This genomic window contains:
- the LOC126616891 gene encoding UDP-glycosyltransferase 88A1-like is translated as MEEVAIVLYPSPPIGHLVSMVELGKLILTHHPSLRVHILITTPPYRADDTASYITSVSATIPSLIFHHLPTISLPPSLASSPNHETLTFEVLRLNNPNVHQALLSISQNFSIKAFVMDFFCALGLSVATELSIPSYFFYTSGAATLAGFLCFPTIHNNTDKSLKDLNTLINIPGVPPIPSSDMAKPILERNDKAYEHFLESSKQFPKSAGVIVNTFESLEPRALKAISDGLCLPENFPTPPVYPIGPLIVSHGGGGRGVECLKWLDSQPSGSVVFLCFGSLGLFSKEQLKEIAIGLENSGQRFLWVVRNPPAHNQIGVAITDQSDPELKSLLPDGFLDRTKDHGLVVKTWAPQMAVLNHDSVGGFVSHCGWNSVLESVCAGVPMVAWPLYAEQRFNRVVLVEEIKIALPMNESEDGFVIAAEVEKRVIELMDSSEGESIRMRTKAFQNEAHAALDEGGSSRVALNKLLELWSQTG
- the LOC126616904 gene encoding UDP-glycosyltransferase 88A1-like translates to MEAIVLYPSPAIGHLVTMVELGKLILTTRSPNSISIHILITTPPYRVDDTASYIASISSDSIIFHHLPAISLPPCATSSVPAHETLICDVLRLNNPNVHNSLRSIIDKNYKIQAFVMDIFCSPALSVVTKLNIPGYFLFTSGAACLACALYLPTIHKIIDKSIKDLNTLLTIPGSPPIPSSDMPKPLRDRNNIVYDSFVENSIELAKSAGIIVNTFERLEPRAVKEISDGLCVPDGPTPPVYCIGPLIVAVAYNKRAAGMHSGGDNVSKCLTWLDSQPRGSVVFLCFGSLGLFSKEQLKEIALGLERSGHRFLWVVRNPPNSQNGQTVDLKVQAGPDLESLLPDGFLGRTKDRGLVVKMWAPQVAVLNHDSVGGFVTHCGWNSVLEAVCAGVPMVAWPLYAEQRFNRVVLVEEIKIALPMDDSKDGFVSAAEVEKRVTELMNSDSMEGNSIRVRAKDMQIEARAALSESGTSRVALTRLLKSWNQS